In the Arachis ipaensis cultivar K30076 chromosome B10, Araip1.1, whole genome shotgun sequence genome, one interval contains:
- the LOC107621515 gene encoding uncharacterized protein LOC107621515 isoform X2, whose amino-acid sequence MWKMSISKMFQRKQVFSSARNNWKVISNIEKKLPVEGISLVRRIARHRAALEVPSDCHEECLATSKFVCPFLSVLMLIWKVISKIICCFLNIFGEKIVEDSDIDGCLRSSSKDLYQRCCFVLNFGKIIVRLSQINEIQPSAYEKLHAHTGIAYSDFLPICFCIDQFLLVTIKDNFGQRVFVSCGQMKVEPAPLTVFPEASPMNKLNTDEENGEEGTQGSILSCEPAKSFVLSESNVAQAEDTCDSHVHSFMGKLSASWKGICSSFSESEIEYSENPCLLCKFETSSAYQDNKNPCFGFCEFGFMLGKINLFLTHFSVSSVSLLVSQIQHVCTADRKEASDAPNLVDKAEHAWVDTYEYYAKQMIIYLLQKLPQNHFHFGAFVDGPFVRFSLKREAGLDGQDINDIASHDNFDNNFDFHDIEVAVGSPSLLDMSPLTDLFGLDDAKAEYITLEPCVVDIPKPDNDKYVSSGKISVGSYIHQNGLNVYLEELADKHQIQLLVVKPIIVQILSVRGDCVLKSWQCDLAMIEFL is encoded by the exons ATGTGGAAAATGTCCATTTCTAAAATGTTTCAGAGAAAACAGGTTTTCAGTTCTGCTAGAAACAACTGGAAGGTTATATCAAACATTGAGAAGAAGTTACCTGTTGAAGGCATATCACTAGTGAGGCGAATAGCTCGTCATAGAGCAGCATTGGAAGTTCCCTCTGATTGTCATGAGGAATGTTTGGCCACGAGTAAATTTGTTTGcccttttctttctgttttgatgCTTATTTGGAAAGTGATCTCAAAGATAATCTGTTGTTTCTTAAACATATTTGGGGAAAAGATAGTGGAAGATTCAGATATTGACGGATGTTTGCGAAGCTCTAGTAAAGATCTTTATCAAAGGTGTTGTTTTGTGCTAAACTTTGGGAAAATCATAGTAAGATTGTCCCAAATTAATGAAATCCAACCTTCTGCATATGAAAAGTTGCATGCACATACTGGAATAGCATACTCAGATTTCCTTCCAATATGTTTCTGTATTGATCAATTTTTACTAGTAACCATTAAAGATAATTTTGGACAGAGAGTCTTTGTGTCATGTGGGCAAATGAAGGTTGAACCTGCACCTTTGACAGTGTTTCCAGAAGCAAGTCCAATGAATAAGCTTAATACAGAtgaagaaaatggagaggaaggcACCCAGGGATCAATTCTGTCGTGTGAACCTGCAAAATCATTTGTCCTGTCAGAATCTAATGTAGCCCAGGCTGAAGATACTTGTGATTCTCATGTTCATAGCTTTATGGGAAAATTGTCTGCTAGTTGGAAGGGAATTTGTAGTAGTTTTAGTGAAAGTGAGATTGAGTATTCTGAAAATCCATGCCTTCTCTGTAAGTTTGAGACATCTTCCGCATATCAAGACAATAAGAATCCCTGTTTTGGGTTTTGTGAATTTGGTTTTATGCTTGgaaagataaatttatttttgactCACTTTTCAGTATCATCTGTGTCTCTACTTGTTAGTCAGATACAACATGTTTGCACGGCGGACAGGAAGGAAGCATCCGATGCTCCAAACTTAGTAGATAAAGCAGAACATGCCTGGGTTGACACATATGAGTATTATGCCAAACAAATGATTATTTACTTGCTTCAAAAACTACCACAGAATCATTTCCATTTTGGAGCATTTGTTGATGGTCCATTTGTAAGATTTTCACTCAAAAGAGAGGCTGGTCTTGATGGCCAAGACATTAATGACATTGCCAGCCATGATAACTTTGACAATAATTTTGATTTTCATGATATTGAAGTGGCTGTTGGTTCACCTTCATTATTAGATATGTCACCATTGACAGATCTGTTTGGGCTTGATGATGCCAAAGCAGAGTATATTACATTGGAACCTTGTGTGGTTGATATTCCAAAACCCGATAATGATAAGTACGTATCTTCAGGAAAGATATCAGTTGGTTCCTATATTCATCAAAATGGCTTAAATGTTTATTTGGAGGAGTTAGCAGACAAACATCAGATTCAACTTTTAGTGGTAAAACCAATCATTGTACAGATATTATCAGTCAG AGGCGACTGTGTTCTAAAATCGTGGCAATGTGATTTGGCGATGATAGAATTTCTTTAG
- the LOC107621515 gene encoding uncharacterized protein LOC107621515 isoform X1 — protein sequence MWKMSISKMFQRKQVFSSARNNWKVISNIEKKLPVEGISLVRRIARHRAALEVPSDCHEECLATSKFVCPFLSVLMLIWKVISKIICCFLNIFGEKIVEDSDIDGCLRSSSKDLYQRCCFVLNFGKIIVRLSQINEIQPSAYEKLHAHTGIAYSDFLPICFCIDQFLLVTIKDNFGQRVFVSCGQMKVEPAPLTVFPEASPMNKLNTDEENGEEGTQGSILSCEPAKSFVLSESNVAQAEDTCDSHVHSFMGKLSASWKGICSSFSESEIEYSENPCLLCKFETSSAYQDNKNPCFGFCEFGFMLGKINLFLTHFSVSSVSLLVSQIQHVCTADRKEASDAPNLVDKAEHAWVDTYEYYAKQMIIYLLQKLPQNHFHFGAFVDGPFVRFSLKREAGLDGQDINDIASHDNFDNNFDFHDIEVAVGSPSLLDMSPLTDLFGLDDAKAEYITLEPCVVDIPKPDNDKYVSSGKISVGSYIHQNGLNVYLEELADKHQIQLLVVKPIIVQILSVRRNIKKRILNLPPSHWRQCYLGYSARHTLGI from the exons ATGTGGAAAATGTCCATTTCTAAAATGTTTCAGAGAAAACAGGTTTTCAGTTCTGCTAGAAACAACTGGAAGGTTATATCAAACATTGAGAAGAAGTTACCTGTTGAAGGCATATCACTAGTGAGGCGAATAGCTCGTCATAGAGCAGCATTGGAAGTTCCCTCTGATTGTCATGAGGAATGTTTGGCCACGAGTAAATTTGTTTGcccttttctttctgttttgatgCTTATTTGGAAAGTGATCTCAAAGATAATCTGTTGTTTCTTAAACATATTTGGGGAAAAGATAGTGGAAGATTCAGATATTGACGGATGTTTGCGAAGCTCTAGTAAAGATCTTTATCAAAGGTGTTGTTTTGTGCTAAACTTTGGGAAAATCATAGTAAGATTGTCCCAAATTAATGAAATCCAACCTTCTGCATATGAAAAGTTGCATGCACATACTGGAATAGCATACTCAGATTTCCTTCCAATATGTTTCTGTATTGATCAATTTTTACTAGTAACCATTAAAGATAATTTTGGACAGAGAGTCTTTGTGTCATGTGGGCAAATGAAGGTTGAACCTGCACCTTTGACAGTGTTTCCAGAAGCAAGTCCAATGAATAAGCTTAATACAGAtgaagaaaatggagaggaaggcACCCAGGGATCAATTCTGTCGTGTGAACCTGCAAAATCATTTGTCCTGTCAGAATCTAATGTAGCCCAGGCTGAAGATACTTGTGATTCTCATGTTCATAGCTTTATGGGAAAATTGTCTGCTAGTTGGAAGGGAATTTGTAGTAGTTTTAGTGAAAGTGAGATTGAGTATTCTGAAAATCCATGCCTTCTCTGTAAGTTTGAGACATCTTCCGCATATCAAGACAATAAGAATCCCTGTTTTGGGTTTTGTGAATTTGGTTTTATGCTTGgaaagataaatttatttttgactCACTTTTCAGTATCATCTGTGTCTCTACTTGTTAGTCAGATACAACATGTTTGCACGGCGGACAGGAAGGAAGCATCCGATGCTCCAAACTTAGTAGATAAAGCAGAACATGCCTGGGTTGACACATATGAGTATTATGCCAAACAAATGATTATTTACTTGCTTCAAAAACTACCACAGAATCATTTCCATTTTGGAGCATTTGTTGATGGTCCATTTGTAAGATTTTCACTCAAAAGAGAGGCTGGTCTTGATGGCCAAGACATTAATGACATTGCCAGCCATGATAACTTTGACAATAATTTTGATTTTCATGATATTGAAGTGGCTGTTGGTTCACCTTCATTATTAGATATGTCACCATTGACAGATCTGTTTGGGCTTGATGATGCCAAAGCAGAGTATATTACATTGGAACCTTGTGTGGTTGATATTCCAAAACCCGATAATGATAAGTACGTATCTTCAGGAAAGATATCAGTTGGTTCCTATATTCATCAAAATGGCTTAAATGTTTATTTGGAGGAGTTAGCAGACAAACATCAGATTCAACTTTTAGTGGTAAAACCAATCATTGTACAGATATTATCAGTCAG GAGAAACATAAAGAAGAGAATCCTCAACCTTCCACCATCTCACTGGAGGCAGTGCTatctgggatatagtgcccgtcacactcttgggatatag